The DNA region AGACACTGGGCCGTTACGGAGCAGCGCGGATACCCTTCGTGCTGATCACCATCACCAACAACAGTGGCGGAGGCCAGCCGGTCAGTCTGGCCAATGTGCGTGCCGCGCGCGAACTGTGTCTGGCGGCCGGAGTGCCCTTGCTGATCGACGCGGCACGTTTCGCCGAGAACGCTTGGTTCATCAAGCAGCGGGAACCGGGGCAGGCGGAGCGCAGTCCGCGCGAGATCGCGCGCGAGCTGTTCTCGCTCTCCGACGGGGCCATGATGAGCATGAAGAAGGACGCCTTCGGCAACATCGGTGGCGTGTTGACTCTCAACGACGAGGAGCTGGCGGGCCGGGTGCGCAATCTGCTGATTCTCACCGAAGGATTTCCCACCTACGGCGGGTTGGCCGGGCGCGACCTGGACGCGCTGGCAATCGGGCTGGAGGAGATTCTGGACCCGGATTATCTCGAGTATCGCATCAAGAGCACGGCCTATGTGGGCTGGCATCTGGATGCGGCGGGCGTGCCTCTGCTGAAGCCCTTCGGCGGACACGCGATCTATCTGGATGGCCGCCGATTCTGCGATCATCTGCGCAACGAGCAGCTGCCCGGCTGGGCGCTGAGTGTGGCGCTGTATGTGCATGCGGGCGTGCGGGCCTGCGAGATCGGCAACGTGATGTTCGGTCACCCTCACGATCCGGACCCGGCCCTGCGCTGGCCCGCGATGGACCTGGTGCGGCTGGCGATTCCGCGACGCGTGTACACCCAGAGCCACATGGATTTCGTGATCGAAGGCATCACCGAGCTGCATGCCATGCGCAAGCAGATTTCCGGTCTGCGTTTCGTGACCCGCCCCGCGGTACTGCCGCACTTCACCGCGGAGTTCGAACCGATCTCCTGAACCGCGCTCACCCAGGAAACATCCAGACGCCGGTGCCTGCACCGGCGTTTGCCATCGGGGGGGCAAGAGGCATGCCGGGCCGGGCGGAGCACAAAAGAACAGCGCCGGTGCAGGGCACCGGCGCTGACGTTTCGTGCGTGCAAGCGACGCTTACTTGCGGTACTCGACACCCGTGGCGAAGAAGGTGATCTCGCCCAGGGTCTTGGTGCCTTCGGCGGCGGCGGTCTGGGTCACGGCGGGTCCCGCGCAGGTCTTCCCGTCGGCGGCGTGCTCTTCCTTGGCCTCTTCGCCGGTCTTGGCCCTGTCGGCGCAGCCGTCGATCCACTGGCCCACCGCGAAGCCCTTGAGGGCCACGGTGCCGTCGGCCTTGGTGTCAAACTTGAAGGCATCATCCTTGGCGCGCACCAGGATGTAGGGATCGCCTTCATGGTAGGTGCCGTTGGCCAGCCAGAGCTTGCAGCCGCTCTTGCAGGTGCTGATCACGGTACCCACCAGGGTGATTTCCTGCTTTTCCAGGCTGTTGAATTCCTGGGTCAGCTGGGACAGCGTGTACTCGCTGGTCTGCGGTGTCTCGCTCGCCCACACACTGGTGGCGCAGAACAGGGCCAGCAGCAGGGCCAGGCCATTGCGGAACAGTTTCATCTTTCACTCCTTCGACTGTGACGGTTCAGAACCGGTGTTTCCTGCGGATCTTGAAATAGAGCACGATCCCCGTGAGCGAGAGCACACACAGGGCAAGCGCGATGGCGTCGTAGAAGAAGCGCCCCCAGGGTTCCCCGAAGAAACTTCCGTTGTGCAGATCGATCACCAGCCACATCACGGGCACGCTGTGCGCCTCTTCGGGAAACAGATCCCCCAGCCCCTGATTCTCGCGGGTACGGTCCAGACGATCCTGGTAGCCGTCGGGCAGGATGCTGGTCGGGACGCGCAGCGAGTTGAGGAATTTCAGGTCGTGGTGATGGTTGTACAGGATGCCCGTCAGCGAAATCACCAGCATCAGCACGCTGATGAAGAGGCTGATCGCCTTGTAGTAGCCAAAACTGTACAGATGTACCTTGCGCCACGTCTTCATTGGATTCCGTCAGCTGGTGGTCACGGTGCCGTGCAACGGGGCGAATGTCAGGTTCGAGGTGCCGTGATGGCATGATCTGCATCAAACGGCAGACAGCTTCCCGCAGAATCCCCAGGAAAGGAACAGCATGAGCACTCCACTTCAGTCGGTTGAAATGCGCATTCTCGGAGCTCTCATCGAGAAGCGTCTTTCCACACCCGAGTACTACCCGCTGACCGCCAACAGTCTGCAGGCGGCCTGCAACCAGAAGTCGAACCGGGATCCCGTTCTGGAGCTGGATGCCACCCAGGTGGAGCAGGGGCTCGCATCCCTGCGCGCCCGCCAGCTGGTGAGCGCGGTCAGCGGAGCGGGCCAGCGCTCCGGCAAGTACATGGAGACCTTCTGCGAGCGCAATGCACTCAATCCGCGCGAGCAGGCCCTGCTGGCCGAATTGCTTCTGCGTGGCCCCCAGACTCCCGGTGAACTGCGCTCGCGTTCCTCGCGCATGGCCGAATTGGGCAGTCTGGACGAGGTGCACGCGCTGCTGGACTCGCTGGCCAATCGGGACATACCCTTCGTGCATCAGATGGATCGTCTGCCCGGCAAGTCCGAACGCCGCTGGTGCCAGCTGCTGGGTGGAATGGTGGAGGAGGCTGGAGCCAGCGACCCGCCGGCTCCCGCGCTGGGGGCGCCCTGGACCGAGGAGCTGGACGAGCTGCGCTCGCACGTGCAGGATCTGCAGCAGCAATTGGCTGCGCTGCGTGACGAGTTCGCCCGATTCAAAGTGCAGTTCGAGTAGCGGGAGCAAGCCGACGGGACCCGGAAGGCCCGCACACGGTCAGTGGAAGATCCGGGTCAGGCCGCCAGCGGACAGGGCCGCGATGTCCGTGAGCACCAAGGGCAGGGCCAGTCCGCCCGGGTAGGCCAGATAGCGGGCTTCCCACTCCGGGTGGAACTTCTGCTTGTAGGCCCGCAGGCCTTCGAAATTGTAGAAGGCGTCGCCGTGCCGGTAGACGAAACGTCCCGCGGGCGACCACAGTTTCGAGAAGGGCGAGGGTTCCAGCCCCGAGAGTGGGGCCATTCCCAGATTGAAGACCCGGTATCCCCGGGCCTGGCTCCAGAGCATCAGGTGGGCGAACAGGGCGTCCATCAGTCCATTGGGGGCATCGTCGGCAAAGCGCATCAGATCCACGGACATTTCTTCGTGATCCGCGCCCGGAAGAAGATTGCTGAAGGCCAGGATCCGGCC from Candidatus Delongbacteria bacterium includes:
- a CDS encoding tryptophanase, whose amino-acid sequence is MKTVFEPFRIKSVEPIRLSTPSEREVWIREAGYNPFRLHADQVQIDLLTDSGTGAMSTEQWAGIMRGDESYAGARSFFRFESAVKGIFGHAHVIPTHQGRAAEKLLCQACLGPDSVVPGNTHFDTTRANIEFTGAQALDMPIPEAREMGSEHPFKGNIDLDRLRETLGRYGAARIPFVLITITNNSGGGQPVSLANVRAARELCLAAGVPLLIDAARFAENAWFIKQREPGQAERSPREIARELFSLSDGAMMSMKKDAFGNIGGVLTLNDEELAGRVRNLLILTEGFPTYGGLAGRDLDALAIGLEEILDPDYLEYRIKSTAYVGWHLDAAGVPLLKPFGGHAIYLDGRRFCDHLRNEQLPGWALSVALYVHAGVRACEIGNVMFGHPHDPDPALRWPAMDLVRLAIPRRVYTQSHMDFVIEGITELHAMRKQISGLRFVTRPAVLPHFTAEFEPIS
- a CDS encoding PepSY domain-containing protein, with the translated sequence MKTWRKVHLYSFGYYKAISLFISVLMLVISLTGILYNHHHDLKFLNSLRVPTSILPDGYQDRLDRTRENQGLGDLFPEEAHSVPVMWLVIDLHNGSFFGEPWGRFFYDAIALALCVLSLTGIVLYFKIRRKHRF
- a CDS encoding DUF480 domain-containing protein; protein product: MSTPLQSVEMRILGALIEKRLSTPEYYPLTANSLQAACNQKSNRDPVLELDATQVEQGLASLRARQLVSAVSGAGQRSGKYMETFCERNALNPREQALLAELLLRGPQTPGELRSRSSRMAELGSLDEVHALLDSLANRDIPFVHQMDRLPGKSERRWCQLLGGMVEEAGASDPPAPALGAPWTEELDELRSHVQDLQQQLAALRDEFARFKVQFE